Sequence from the Nocardia cyriacigeorgica GUH-2 genome:
ACCCGGTGCGGTCGCGGGGATTCTCGGTGATCGGCTGCCCGCGCGCATCGCCCGCGCGTACCGCCGCTTCCGGCGCGCGCCGGGTGCGTTCAAGGTGGATTTCGCCGTCGAGGGCGGTGTGCCGTGGGCGAATCCCGCGGCGCGCCGGGCCGGCACCGTGCATCTCGGTGGCGAGTATGCCGAAGTGGCGGCGACCGAGCGCGATATCCATGCGGGACGGATGCCGCAGCGCCCGTTCGTGCTGGTCGGCCAGCAATATCTGGCCGATCCCGGGCGCTCCGTGGGCGATATCCACCCTCTGTATGCCTACGCCCACGTCCCGCACGGCTACACCGGCGACGCCACCGAGGCCATCATCGCGCAGATCGAACGCTTCGCACCCGGCTTCCGCGACCGCATCATCGGCACCGCCGTCCGCTCCACCACCGAAATGAGCATCTACAACGCCAATTACGTAGGCGGCGACATCATCACCGGTGCCAAGGACATCCGGCAGCTCGTCTTCGGGCCCCGGATCGCGCTCAACCCCTACCGGATCGGCATCCCCGGGATGTACATCTGCTCGGCCGCGACTGCTCCCGGCCCGGGCGCGCACGGAATGTGCGGATACCACGCGGCCCAGGATGCGCTGGCCCGGCTCTGCCGCTGAACGTGGGTCCGGCCCACCCGCCCGGACCTCGACGCCGACCCGGTCATCGTCGATTGCGTCGCCGGCGCGCCGGTGACGATGGCCGAAGCCGTGATCGGCGTCGAGGCCCAGGGTCTCGGTGGTCCTTGGCCCGGCCGCGGGGTGCGCGGACGTTGCCGCCCGAGCCGGGAACACCGAGAGTCCGGCGCCGAAACGGTTCCGCGGGCCGTCCCGGCACCGCCGAATGAGTGGGCCGAACCCACGGTGCCCCGGCCGTCGACGCGAATCACGCGTAGTGGACTACTCGTTCGGACGACTCGTGTGCCGCAAACCGATAACCGGTGGTTCTCAGAACGGGTATTGGACGACGCGCTCCGCTATCACGCAGGATCGGAGACGGCCGTCGCCGAGCCCAGCGGATCGGTGAGCTCATCGCCTGGAGCGGTCACCGAGCGAGACAGGAAACCCCGTGACAACCACCAAGTTCCGCCGTCTTTTTATCGCAACGTCGATTGCCGCGGTCATGCTGAGCACCGCGTGCAGCTCACCCGGCGCGGAGCCGGCAACCGACCCGTCGCCCTCCGTCGCATCCACGAGCAGCGCTCCCGCACATCAGGACCCCGGTCATGCCAGGCTGAACGCGCTGGTCGGGGAGTGGACAGCCGACAAGTCCACGTTTGTGGCCGGCGGGACTCCCGAGGCTCCGCTGCGCGGGAACGACCTGGTCTCGCGGTGGCACTGGATCTCCGAAACCGGCGGCAACTTCCTCCAGGAGGAGGTGGCCGGAACCCTCAGCGGCAAGCCCTACTACCGGATGGGCCTGCTCGGCTACTCCCCACTCGACGACCGCTACGAATGGACAACCGTCGACAGCGTCACACCCATGACCATGACCTACCGCGGCGCCAAGGGCAGTGCCGGCGAGGAAGTCATCACGATGTCGGGCGAGTTCACCGACCCCGGCGTCCTCGGCCCCGACAACACCGGCAGGACCACCCCCATGCGAACCCAGATCCGCCTCGAATCACCCGACCGAGTAGTCATGGAAATCTTCTTCACCCCCGCCGCCCAACCCGAACGCCTCGCCGACCGCGTCATCCTGACGCGCCGTCACTGAGCGACGATCCGTAGCGGTCATCGGGTGTGGGCGTCAGGACGTAGTGGTTCGCAGCGGATTACGCGCGCCCCGGACGCTTCTCGGGAAAGAAGGCGTACGGCGCCGACGCCGGGATTCGCCGTGCCTTCCGGCGCGCCGCGGTGTCGAGAAGGTCGAAGCGTTGTAGGAGTGACACACCTCGGACGGCGGTGTGTTTGTGCGCTGTGATCACGTCATCGAAGGAGACGATCGGATCGTCGTTTCGAAAGATCTTGGCAGTCGCATGGATCGCATGGTTGCGTTCCTCGGCCCAAGCCCGTATCTCCATGATGACGGTGCGGAATTCGTCGTCACGCTCGAGTCCGGGATCCTTCGAGTTTTCTTTGCTTCCGACCAGAGATCGGCAGAGTTGCCCGAGTGCACGTGCAGGGGGTTCGCAGCCTTGGAGATACCCGAGCCGGCTGGTCAGCCGGTCGGTGATCAACGAGTCCAGAATTGCCACGGCCTCGAGCTGATACCCGTGTTCGATGCAGTGGAGAACCCGATCGAACGCACTGACATATCGGCGCCAACGCTCCATGCCGAGCGTCACGCCTGCTGCCTGTTCACGTATTTCGCCCACCGGTGCCCCCTCCGAAGAATCAGATGACGTTGATCGTAGCGATGAGTTCGGAGATGGCATCAGGTATCAGGGTCGTGCAGGGCTCGACCTTTATTGACATTGACGTCAAGGTCAACGACGATCGGCCGCATGGATATCGTCGTGGCGAACCGGGGCGAGATCGCCGTTCGTGTCGTGCGGGCGGCCCGGGAGCGCGGGTATCGCACGCATGTGCTGCATACCGGGGAGGAGGCGGATTCGCTGGCGGTGCGGCTGGCCGATGAGGCGGTGCGGCTGGGCGACGAGGGTGCGGCGGCGTATCTCGAGGTCGCGGGTGTGGTCGCGGCGGCTCGTGCTGCCGGGCCGGGGGCACTCGTGCATCCGGGTTACGGATTCCTCAGTGAGAGTGCGGATCTGGCGCAGGCGTGTGCGGTGGCGGGGCTGAACTTCGTCGGTCCGGACCCGGTGGTGCTGCGCACGTTCGGCGACAAGGTGGCGGCGCGTGCGGCGGCGGAGAAGGCCGGCGTACCGGTGCTGTCTGCCACTCAGGCGGCCGGTCCCGGCGATATCGAGGCCCTGCTGGCCGAGCATCCGGACGGCGTGATGGTGAAAGCCGCGGCCGGCGGCGGTGGTCGCGGGATGCGGATGGTGTTCGAGGCGGGCGAGGTCGCGGTGGCCTACGAACGGTGTCGCGCCGAAGCCGCCAGCGCCTTCGGTGACCCGACCGTCTACGCCGAAGCCCTCATCGCCGATGCCCGACATGTGGAGGTGCAGGTCGTCGCCGACGGTACGCACGCGGTGGCGCTGGGGGACCGGGATTGCAGTGTGCAGCGCCGGCATCAGAAGCTCATCGAGATCGCGCCCGCGCCGGCTCTCGATCCGGACCTGCGGGAGCGGTTGCATCGTGACGCGGTGCGCCTGGCCGAGTCGGTCGGGTGCCGCGGTGTGATCACGGTGGAGTTCCTGGTCGCGGGCCAAGATGGCTGGTTCCTGGAGGTCAATCCCCGGCTTCAGGTCGAACACACCATCACCGAGGAGATCACCGGCGCCGACCTCGTCGGCATCCAGTTCGACCTCGCCCTCGGCCGCACCCTGGCCGAACTCGACCTCGGCCATGACCCGCGCGGCTGCGCGGTGCAGGCCCGCATCAATGCCGAACTCGTCGGAGCGGACGGCGATCTGCTGCCGACCAGTGGCGCCATCACCGAGTTCAACCCACCCACCGGCACGGGTGTCCGCGTCGACACCGCGCTCTATCCGGGCATGCGGCACGGCACCCGATTCGATTCCCTGCTGGCGAAGGTGATCACCCGCGGCCCGACAATGGACAGTGCGATGCGCCGCTGCCGCGACGCACTGGCCGAGCTGACGATCTCCGGCGTCGACACCAATATCGCCCTCCTGCGCGCGATTCTGGACGCGCTGGACGGCCCCGTTCCGACCTCGTGGTTCGAGCGCAACGCGGGCGAACTCCGCACGCGCGCAGAAGATTACGCCGAACCGGCGACCGATCAGATCGCTGAGGTAGCCGATCTTGGCGCGGATGAGTGGGTGGTCCGTTCCCCGATGGGCGCGACCGTGGTGTCGGTCGCCGCGCCCGGCACCGTGCTCCCCGCCCGGGCCGAGGTCGCGGTGCTGGAGGCGATGAAGATGCAGCATGTGGTGCGCGCCGAGCGTCCACTGCGGGTGCTGCGTCACGCCGTGGCCGCCGGCGAGGTGGTCGACCCGCACGCGGTGCTGCTGATCGTCACCGACGCCGACCATGAGGGTGACGACGCCGAGGCAGCCGCCGTCGACCTCGATCGGGTGCGCGACGATCTCGCCGAAGTGCGCCGCCGCCACGACACCCTTCTCGACGATGCCCGCCCCGACGCCGTCGCGAAACGTCATCGCCTCGGCCGCCGCACCGCCCGGGAGAACATCGCCGATCTGGTCGACGCCGGCAGTTTCGTCGAATACGGCGGACTGGCGATCGCCGCGCAGAGCCGCCGCCGCAGCGCCGAGGACCTCATCGTGAACACTCCGGCCGACGGTCTCGTCACCGGCATCGCCACTATCAACGCCGACCGCTTCGGCGAGCAGAACTCGCGCGCGGTCGTGCTGTCCTACGACTACACCGTGCTGGCGGGCACCCAGGGCATGCGCAATCACGCCAAGACCGACCGCATGCTCGAACTCGCCCGCGAACGCGAACTGCCGGTGGTGTTCTTCACCGAAGGCGGCGGCGGACGCCCCGGCGACACCGATTACGCCGGGATATCCGGCCTGGACGTCACCACGTTCCGGGCCATGGGCGCGCTCTCGGGCCGGGTTCCGTTGATCGGCATCGTGTCCGGACGTTGTTTCGCCGGGAACGCGGCCCTGCTGGGGATGTGCGATGTTGTCATCGCCACGCCGGACGCGAACATCGGCATGGGCGGGCCCGCCATGATCGAGGGCGGTGGGCTCGGCGTCTACAAACCCGAGGACATCGGTCCCATCGAGGTACAGCGCCGCAATGGCGTGGTGCATCTGGTGGCCGCCGACGAAGCCGAAGCGGTCGCCCTCGCCCGGAAGTATCTGGCCTACTTCCAAGGCTCGATCGGCGAATGGGAGGCACCGGACCCGCGCCTGGCCCGCCATATCGTGCCGGAGAACCGGTTGCGCGCCTTCGACATTCGCACGGCGATCGAGGCGATCGCCGATATCGGCTCGGTACTCGAGCTGCGTCGCGACTGGGGCATCGGCATGGTCACCGCCCTGATGCGGGTGGAGGGCAGGCCGTTCGGAGTGATCGCCAACGACTGCCATCACCTCGGCGGCGCCATCGACGCCCCCGCCGCCGACAAGCTCAGCGCATTCCTGCGGCTCTGCGGCACCCACGGGCTGCCGATCGTCTCCCTCTGTGACACACCAGGTTTCATGGTCGGACCCGATATCGAGACCGAAGGCGTGGTGACCCGCTTCGCCCGCCTGTTCATCGATGCCGCGGCGCTCACCGTCCCGTTCGGCACGATCATCCTGCGCAAGGGATACGGACTCGGCGCGCAGGCGATGGCCGCCGGATCGTTTCGCGCGCCACGGTTCGTCGTCGCCTGGCCGACCGGCGAGATCGGCGGGATGGGGCTGGAAGGGGCGGTGCGGCTCGGCTTCGCGAAGGAACTCGCCGCCATCGAAGACCCCCGGCAGCGTCAGGAAACGTTCGACAACCTCGTCGAACTCGCCTACGCCAACGGCAAGGCACTCACCGCCGCCACCGTGCTCGAACTGGACGACGTCATCGATCCCGCCGATACCCGCCGCTGGATCAGCACCCTCTGACATTCGATTTGACCCTGACGTAGCGTGAGGCTCGACGATGACGTCATGACCGACCTCTACGACGCTTTCGAGATCAGCCCGGTACCCGTCCCCGGACCCGACGCCGAACCGCCCGAGCTGTACCGCGGCATCTACGGGATGCCCATGTTCGTCACCGCACCGACGCCCGACCTGGCGGCCTCGGTGGATTTCTGGGTCCGCGGACTCGGCTTCCTGGAGTTCTTCACCGCACCCGGACAGGTCACCCACCTGCGCCGATGGGCCTTCCAGGATGTGCTGCTCGTGCCGGGGGAGCGGCCTGCCGACAGCCCCGGTCCGACAGTCAGCTTCTCCTGCGTGCTCAAACAACTCGACGAGATCGCAGCGGCCTGCGAGCGCCTCGTGCCCGGTTCGACCACCGGGCCCCGGCACATGCCGTGGAATTCGGTGGAGCTGGAAGTCCGGACGCCGGAGAACACCCGCGTCATCATGACCGCGGCGCGGCCCTGGGACCCGGACAGTGCCGAGGCCAAGCACCTGCGCGACATCGGCATCACCCGCGACCGGTGAGCGGTGCCGCTGTCACACTGGCCGGTGTGGCGGATCCAGCGGTGCACGACAACGAGTCCGGTCGCACCGTCGGTGCGGTCGCGGCACGGGCGGGTGTCACCGTGCGGGCCCTGCACCACTGGGATGCGATCGGCCTGGTCCGCCCCTCCGCCCGCACCGACGGCGGGTACCGGCTCTACACCGCCGCGGATCTGACCCGGCTGCACCGCGTGCTGGTCTACCGCGAACTCGGGGTGCCGCTCACCGAGATCGCCGCGCTACTAGACGCGCCGTCGGCCGATGCCACGGATTCACTGCGCCGCCAGCGCGACCACCTGCGTGACCGCATCGCGGAGCTGGAACAGATGGGCGCGGCGCTCGACCGCATGATCGAGGCCCGGCAGTCCGGGATCCTGCTCTCGGCCGAGGAGCAGGTCGCGATGTTCGGCAGGCACTGGCAGCCGGAGTGGGTCGGCCAGGCCCGGGAACGGTGGGGCGACACCGCGCAGTGGGCGCAATACGCCGAACGGGCCGCCGAGCGCACGCCGGAACAGTGGCAGCAGATCGCCGACTCCGTCGACGCGCTCAACGCGGATTTGGCGGCGGCCTGTCGCCGGGGTGTGCGGCCCGGCAGTGCGGAAGCCGATGCGCTGGCCGAACGTCATCGGGCGTCGATCGGGGTGTACTTCGATTGCACCTATTCGATGCAGGTCTGCCTGGGGCGCAAGTACGTCGCCGATCCCGGGTACCGCGAGTTCTACGACGAGTTCGCGCCTGGCCTGACGGTGTGGTTGCGGGAGATCATCGACGCCAATGCGCGGCGTCACGGTGTTGATCCTGAGACGGCGATCTGGGAATGAACGGTGCGGCGCTCGCCGCATCGGGCGGTCACGCTGTTGGACACCATGCGATGCCGAGCCGGCTATCCGCGTGTTACGCCGGCCAGGATGGAAAGCTCCATCTGGCTCTGCCGTCTTGGGCGTGCTTGTCCTGCTGACATCGTGCCGGTCGCAGACCCGGCCGACCGGGGCCTCCCGCCGGTGCCCGTTTTGTCCCGGTTCCGGGTGTGGGTAGGGTCCTGGGTGCATGGATACGGAGGACGATATGGACGCGCAGCAGCCGGCGGCGACCCGCACGCCGTGGCTCGACCTGGAGCGGGTCGTGGACGGCGCGCTGTCGCGACAGATCGTGCTGACCTTCCTCCGGTCGGCGATCGGCCGGCCCGTCCTGGTCGCGCTCGTCATCATCTGGCTCGGCATCTGGGTGGTCGTCGCGCCGGTCGGCGGACTGTATCTGCCGGTGTTCCTATCGGTGCTGATGACGTTCATGGCGCTGGCCCTGCCTTTGGGCCCGGCTCTGCGCACGACCACCCTGCACGCCCGCACCGGCGCCGTCCTGCGCGCCCGCTACTTCGAGGACTCCTTTACGACCGGCGCCGACGGCGAAGCCGACCGCCACCGCTACGACGAGGTCACCTCCGTCGACGTCCGCGGCCCCGTCGTAGTCCTCCGCTACACCGACCACCGCCGCGAAATCCTCCCGCGCGACCTCGTACCTGACGCAGCCCTGACCTTGCTGCGGCCCGGGTCTCCTTCCTGACCGAGCTACGCGGGAGCTGCAGCGTCCCTCCGCCGCGACATCCTCTCGCGCGATCTCGTACTCGACGCGGCCCTGATTTGTTGCGGCCTGGCACCTCTTCCTGACCGCGCTTCGCAGGAGCCGCAAGGGCCCTCCGCCGCGAAACCCTCCCGCGTCACCTCGTACGCGACGCGGCCGTGCGCCTGTTCCGCCCCAGGACCCCTCGTGACCGAGCTTCGCGGAAATCGCAAGTGCCGTCCACCGCCGGTCACCGACCCGTACCGAAGAATTCGGCCCGCGCCGCATCAACCCGCGCCTGCGCCGCCGCCGCACTCTGAAAACTCACCGCACCGGACCCGACCCCCGCCAGCACCAGCGCAGCAAGCCCACCGAAAACGGTCAACAGATCCGGCTCCGGCAGCCCATCATCGGAACCCGTAGGACGCACCTCCGGGTCCGCCGCTCCGGACCCGACCGCCGGCGGGGGAGCAGCAGGCACCGGCGCACCTCCGGGTGCCGCCTCCGCGCCAGACCCTGGAGTCTGCGGCGCGGGATCCAATGGAGCCTCGGGCCCCTCGAGTGCGGGCGCCGGCGCCGGTGCGGATTCTGGCGCAGGCGGTGCGGGCGCAGGCGGAGGAGGAGCAGGCGGAGGCGGAGCGGGCGCAGGCGGGACGGGCGGCGCGGGCGGCGCGGGCGGAGCAGGCGGGACGGGTGGCGCAGGCGGTGCAGGTGCAGGTGGCACCACCAGTGGCGGCACTGGAACCGGAGGCACCGGAACCGGAGGCACAGGCACCGGGATCAGCGGCGGTGGAGGCGCTGGCAGCACGGGAACCGGATCGGGAAACACCGGTGCGGGAGCAGGCAGCGCGGGCATGGGACCGGGTAACGCAGGTGTGGGATCCGGAAGCATGGGTGCGGGAGGGGGTAGCGCGGGTGCGGAACCCGGTACCTTCGGCGCGGGTACGGCAGGAGTAGGCGGCCTCGGAGCGGGAGCTGTTGGCGCAGGAAAAGTGTGCGGTAGAACGGGATTTCGCTCGTCAGGCCATAGACTCGGCGCAGCGGGCGCTGGCATCGTCGGGCCCGGCAGAGCGGGCGTCGGCGCGGCATGGCCGGGCGGCTGTTGAGGAACCGGAGCTCTGTTCTGCGGTAGCGGCTGTGTCGGAGCGGCGGGGTGCACCGGGGCGGGGGTGAGTGAGGGGGTGCATGGGGGTGGGTGGGGCGAGTTACCTTGCGGGAAGGTCGGTTCGGTCGACGGGGTCGGCCACGATTGCTGCTGCGGCTGCGATCCGGGCGGCTGACACCAGGGTTTGGGGTCTGGGGGCTGTGCACCTGAGGTCGGACCGATGCGCGTGTTGTTCTGCTCGTTCCGGGGGCGATGGGGAGGTGTGGTGGTTCCGGGCGTACGACTGGAACTTCGCGGGACCGATGTCGCCTGGGGACCGGTTTCTTGATCGTGCTGGGTCGGGTGGCTTTGTGTCCCTGTGGAAGTGGGAGGCGGCGCCGAGGAAGGCACGTGCGGGCCGGGATCGGCTTCGGGGCGGTTCGCGTCGGGACGGCCGGGGGAGTTGCTCAGTTCCGGCCGGATGGGGCGGGGCGTGGACGGGCTGATCGTTGTCGAATCGCCCTCGGAGCGGGGCGGTTCGGCGGTGGTGGTGGGAGCCAGGAGGGTGAGGCCGGCTATCGCGCCGGCCAGTGCCAGCACACGTTCGGTGCGACCGGCCATGTGCGCGCCTTCCTCCTCCGGGCGCGGGCTGGCGCCGCGCGCTGCCCAGCTGATCGGCCGACGTGTCGGCGGTCCGTCGCTCGCGCGAGCAGAGCCTGCGGCCGGGGCTTTTCCATGGTAGACGGCCGTCGGCGCAACTCTCCAGCACGAGCCGAGCAATCGTTGAGCGGCAGGCGCTTTCAGTGAGCTGCGCTCACCCGGTGGCGATGTCCATCACGAGGTTGATCGTCGTCGCCAGGATGACGGTGCCGAAGGCGTAGGACAGCAGGTTGTGGCGCAGGGTGATGGCGCGGATGCGGGAGCTGGCGACGTCGGTGTCGGAGACCTGGTAGGTCATCCCGAGGTTGTAGCTGAAGTAGAAGAAATCACGGTAGGCCGGCGCGTCGTCGGAGTTGAAATCGATCCCGCCGGTGGGTGATTCGTAGAAGAGGTAGGCGTAGCGGGCGGCGTACATCAGATGCAGTGCCGCCCACGCCATGAACACTCCGCCCAGGGCGAGGGCCGCCGCCGCTTCGCCCGCTCCGGAGCTGCCGAGCGCGAGGATCACCACGATGCCGATGAGCCCGCTCGAGGCTGCGCTGACCACCGCCAGCTCCTCGATGACGGGCCGGAAGTCTTCGCGCCGCGCATTCGCCCGTGTCTGCTCGGCATTCATCGGCCAGAGCGCGAGCCATCCACCGATGACGAAAAGCGTGTCCGCCGTGGCGATACCGGCGAGCACCCCGAGTGGCCATTCGGTCAGCACCCCGACCAGCACCCCGATCACGACGCCGACCAGCGCCGACGCGATGAGCCGACCGACAGCGGAACGCAGGAGCCGAGTCCTCATGCTCGCCCACTGTACCGATCGGGTTGCCGTGATGTAGCTGCTTCGGTACCCGTGCCGCAGTGAGAACCTGGCACTGTGGTAACAGCGCGCACGGCTTTCGGCCGGCGCGATCAGTTCGAATGAGACCCCGGCATCCGCCCGAGCGCGTCCTCGATCCCCGCCGCCCGAGCGGCCTCGGTCAGCGCCCGAGTAAGCACCGAACTCGGTTCACCCGCATGGGTGACCAGCGCGATCTTCGCGTAGACGGCCGGGTCGTCGAGCGCGAGCACCCGCACCCCCGCGGGCGGTCGCAGCGTATGCAACCAGGGCTGCGGAACGACACAGGCCCACCGCCCGGTCCCCGCGTGCGCCAGCATCGCCACCACCGAGTCGCTGTCCAGTTGCGGGGTCGCGGTGAGCCCCCGTGCGGCGAGGGCGTCGTCGATGAGCTGACGCCCGTGCATCCCCTTGTGCAGCAGGCACATCGGCATCTCCAGCGCCTCCGCCCAGGTGATCGTGCCGGTGCGTCCGGCGAGCAGTTCGGCGCCCGCCACCAGCACGTGACGTTCCTCGTAGAGCGGGGTGACGGTGAGATCGCCGGTGTCGATGCCGTCCGGATAGACGATCCCGGCGTCGAGTTCGAAGCGGCGGATCCGGTCGACGATGTCGGAGGATCGCAGGCTGGTCTCCAGGTGAACGCGCACCAGTGGATGTTCGGTGCAGAACGGATCGGTGAGCAGCGCGACCGTGCTCGACGCGGCCGGAATCACCCCGATCCGCAGTTGTCCGGTCAGCCCGGTCCGCAGCGCGCTGACCTCGTGCTTGAGCGCCTCGTGGTCGGCGAGAATGCGTCGCGCCCACAACACGAGCCGCTCACCTTCGGGCGTGAGCCCTTCGAAGGTGCGCCCGCGCCGGACCAGCGGCACTTCCAGCTCGCGTTCGAGCTTGCGGATCGCCTCGGACAGCGCGGGCTGGGAGACGTAGCAGGCGCGGGCCGCGCGGGCGAAGTGACGTTCCCGCGCGAGCGCGACGAAGTACTCGAGCTGGCGAAACAGCATGAGCTATTCGACCATGCCTGCGCCGCGACCGGCGGGTGGCTAGTCCTCGTCCTGTGCGTCGGCGATGCGATTGCGGGCTTGGGCGATCTCCAGGGCCTTCTCCGCGGTCGCCTGATCGGGATACGGCCCCATCCGGTCGCCCACCCAGCAGTTCTTGCCCTGCTCCGCGCGGTGATGTTCGAGGCAGTAGTACCAGGCGTCGTTGTCGGAAGTCATGGCGCCAGTATGCGCGAGTTCGCATATCGGCGTCGCGACGACGGGCGGCGTGGCGGCCGGTTGGTGGATCAGCAGCGCCACCGCGACCCCGACCGCGACGCCGATGAGCGTGTCGACGGCCCGGTCGCCGAGCATGGTCAGCGGATCGGCCGGATCGGCGAGTTCGGTCATCAACATGATCAGCGGCGTGAAGAATCCCAGCGCCACCGCGTAGTGGCGGGCCATGAACAGCTCCGTCGGGTACAGCAACGCGATGATCGCCAGCGCGAGCACCGTCGCGCTCGGCCCGGGAATCAATAGGGGAGCGGTGCCGGCGAGACCGGCGAAGGTGCCGACGACCCGATGCACACCCCGCTGCACCCCGCCTTTGCGGTCGGCCGCCACCAACGGCACCGCGGCCCCCGCCATCGCCCAATTGGCATGTCCCACACCGAGCAAGAGCCCGATCCCACCGGCCACCGCAATGGCCACCGCATACCGTCCGGCCTGCACGAGTGAGGCGACGCCGTGCCGGCGCGGCGGGTACGCCGGGTACAGGTCGGTGCGGGGTTGCCGGATGGCGTCGAGGTATCCGACCACCACACACAGCCCGGCGGTCGCCGCGCAGATCGCCAGCGCCAGCGCAGGGTCGTCCTGTGTGCCCGCGACCATGGCGATGGCGCCGAAGGCGAAGATCCCGAAGAATGGGCCTTCCGGCCGCAGCCCGAACCGATCGGTCAACGGTGAGGCCAGCCCGCCGAAGATCGCGACCGCCACCACCAGCGCCCACGCCGGCGCATGCGAGCGCCCTAGCGCGATGCCCGCCGCCACACCACCGACCAACAGCACCGACGCTTCCACCTGGTGGGTCAACCTGTGCCGCGGTGACTCGGCGTAGCCGTACATCCCGGTGAAGGATCCGAACACCGCGTAGATGAGCAGATCGGTCCGCCCGGCCGCGATCAGCATCAGTCCGGGGATCGCCAGCCCGGCGAACACCCGGGTGGCGGGCAGATGGTCGATCTCGGTGGTGAGGTGCCGCAGCAGTGGACGCGGCCGTGGTCGCGTGGTGGGCAAGGAACCTCCGAAGCTCGCATCGCGGGCGCGATGACATCTGTTTGCTGCCCGGTCGCGACGCGTCCCCTGGGCCGGGTGATCAGGGTGCCGGAGCCGGGCGCACGCCGTCAACCAGCGGTTATTCGCTTCCCGGCGCGATTTTCCGGCGCGACCGGCGGTGATAAGCACCGCCTATCGACTGGTCGGAAGTTCGTCTTGGACGGCGCGGGTGAATGCGGTGAACACTGGAGGGCGCCGCGCCCGGATTCGCCAGGGTATTGCCGTCCCGCCGG
This genomic interval carries:
- a CDS encoding DUF1579 family protein, whose amino-acid sequence is MTTTKFRRLFIATSIAAVMLSTACSSPGAEPATDPSPSVASTSSAPAHQDPGHARLNALVGEWTADKSTFVAGGTPEAPLRGNDLVSRWHWISETGGNFLQEEVAGTLSGKPYYRMGLLGYSPLDDRYEWTTVDSVTPMTMTYRGAKGSAGEEVITMSGEFTDPGVLGPDNTGRTTPMRTQIRLESPDRVVMEIFFTPAAQPERLADRVILTRRH
- a CDS encoding acetyl-CoA carboxylase family protein — encoded protein: MDIVVANRGEIAVRVVRAARERGYRTHVLHTGEEADSLAVRLADEAVRLGDEGAAAYLEVAGVVAAARAAGPGALVHPGYGFLSESADLAQACAVAGLNFVGPDPVVLRTFGDKVAARAAAEKAGVPVLSATQAAGPGDIEALLAEHPDGVMVKAAAGGGGRGMRMVFEAGEVAVAYERCRAEAASAFGDPTVYAEALIADARHVEVQVVADGTHAVALGDRDCSVQRRHQKLIEIAPAPALDPDLRERLHRDAVRLAESVGCRGVITVEFLVAGQDGWFLEVNPRLQVEHTITEEITGADLVGIQFDLALGRTLAELDLGHDPRGCAVQARINAELVGADGDLLPTSGAITEFNPPTGTGVRVDTALYPGMRHGTRFDSLLAKVITRGPTMDSAMRRCRDALAELTISGVDTNIALLRAILDALDGPVPTSWFERNAGELRTRAEDYAEPATDQIAEVADLGADEWVVRSPMGATVVSVAAPGTVLPARAEVAVLEAMKMQHVVRAERPLRVLRHAVAAGEVVDPHAVLLIVTDADHEGDDAEAAAVDLDRVRDDLAEVRRRHDTLLDDARPDAVAKRHRLGRRTARENIADLVDAGSFVEYGGLAIAAQSRRRSAEDLIVNTPADGLVTGIATINADRFGEQNSRAVVLSYDYTVLAGTQGMRNHAKTDRMLELARERELPVVFFTEGGGGRPGDTDYAGISGLDVTTFRAMGALSGRVPLIGIVSGRCFAGNAALLGMCDVVIATPDANIGMGGPAMIEGGGLGVYKPEDIGPIEVQRRNGVVHLVAADEAEAVALARKYLAYFQGSIGEWEAPDPRLARHIVPENRLRAFDIRTAIEAIADIGSVLELRRDWGIGMVTALMRVEGRPFGVIANDCHHLGGAIDAPAADKLSAFLRLCGTHGLPIVSLCDTPGFMVGPDIETEGVVTRFARLFIDAAALTVPFGTIILRKGYGLGAQAMAAGSFRAPRFVVAWPTGEIGGMGLEGAVRLGFAKELAAIEDPRQRQETFDNLVELAYANGKALTAATVLELDDVIDPADTRRWISTL
- a CDS encoding VOC family protein codes for the protein MRLDDDVMTDLYDAFEISPVPVPGPDAEPPELYRGIYGMPMFVTAPTPDLAASVDFWVRGLGFLEFFTAPGQVTHLRRWAFQDVLLVPGERPADSPGPTVSFSCVLKQLDEIAAACERLVPGSTTGPRHMPWNSVELEVRTPENTRVIMTAARPWDPDSAEAKHLRDIGITRDR
- a CDS encoding MerR family transcriptional regulator, whose product is MADPAVHDNESGRTVGAVAARAGVTVRALHHWDAIGLVRPSARTDGGYRLYTAADLTRLHRVLVYRELGVPLTEIAALLDAPSADATDSLRRQRDHLRDRIAELEQMGAALDRMIEARQSGILLSAEEQVAMFGRHWQPEWVGQARERWGDTAQWAQYAERAAERTPEQWQQIADSVDALNADLAAACRRGVRPGSAEADALAERHRASIGVYFDCTYSMQVCLGRKYVADPGYREFYDEFAPGLTVWLREIIDANARRHGVDPETAIWE
- a CDS encoding DUF1345 domain-containing protein, giving the protein MRTRLLRSAVGRLIASALVGVVIGVLVGVLTEWPLGVLAGIATADTLFVIGGWLALWPMNAEQTRANARREDFRPVIEELAVVSAASSGLIGIVVILALGSSGAGEAAAALALGGVFMAWAALHLMYAARYAYLFYESPTGGIDFNSDDAPAYRDFFYFSYNLGMTYQVSDTDVASSRIRAITLRHNLLSYAFGTVILATTINLVMDIATG
- a CDS encoding LysR family transcriptional regulator produces the protein MLFRQLEYFVALARERHFARAARACYVSQPALSEAIRKLERELEVPLVRRGRTFEGLTPEGERLVLWARRILADHEALKHEVSALRTGLTGQLRIGVIPAASSTVALLTDPFCTEHPLVRVHLETSLRSSDIVDRIRRFELDAGIVYPDGIDTGDLTVTPLYEERHVLVAGAELLAGRTGTITWAEALEMPMCLLHKGMHGRQLIDDALAARGLTATPQLDSDSVVAMLAHAGTGRWACVVPQPWLHTLRPPAGVRVLALDDPAVYAKIALVTHAGEPSSVLTRALTEAARAAGIEDALGRMPGSHSN
- a CDS encoding FUSC family protein, whose translation is MPTTRPRPRPLLRHLTTEIDHLPATRVFAGLAIPGLMLIAAGRTDLLIYAVFGSFTGMYGYAESPRHRLTHQVEASVLLVGGVAAGIALGRSHAPAWALVVAVAIFGGLASPLTDRFGLRPEGPFFGIFAFGAIAMVAGTQDDPALALAICAATAGLCVVVGYLDAIRQPRTDLYPAYPPRRHGVASLVQAGRYAVAIAVAGGIGLLLGVGHANWAMAGAAVPLVAADRKGGVQRGVHRVVGTFAGLAGTAPLLIPGPSATVLALAIIALLYPTELFMARHYAVALGFFTPLIMLMTELADPADPLTMLGDRAVDTLIGVAVGVAVALLIHQPAATPPVVATPICELAHTGAMTSDNDAWYYCLEHHRAEQGKNCWVGDRMGPYPDQATAEKALEIAQARNRIADAQDED